The nucleotide sequence TTTGAAAATAGGTGAGAAGATCAGTCCCCTTGTGATCGGTAACTCCGATAGTCAACTAGTTACGAATAGTTCCGTTACTACTACGACTTCCGTAAATTCTGCGAATATCGGCTCTGCGAATGCAAATGCGATCATGAATGCAAAAGGTGGATTTGTAGATTTTACGAAAGTCCAGCAGACTGGAGGAACAAATACCCAGACGAGAACTTCCGTTCGGACGCACACTAGCAAGGAACAGAGTGGGATGTTTTTGCTAAAAAGGGAAGACGAACAGGCTATACTGGAAGGTAAACCTTTTAGTATTCGCTTATATATGGGATCTTACCCTTTGACATTCACGTTCGATCAGAAAAATTCCAATTATCTTAAAAACTTTTTGCTTGCTCGACCTGGAATGGAATTGGAATGATCTTGTTCTATATTATCCGTTTAGAATAAACTAACTACGTTTATCACTAAAGGAACGTTATCCAAAATGAGATAATGTTCCTTATTCAACTTATTATCATAAATTTCAAAAATACTCTCTTGACCTGTCGCAGATTTGCAGGGGATAGGATTCTATATACTAATTGGAGAAACAACTTGTTTAGAAAAATATCTGTATTTCTTTTGTTCGCAATTCTCGTAGGGTGTAGCACTTACGGAAAAGTGATCATTATAAAGGATGATTTCAAAAAATCTCATATCATCACGATGAAAATGTGGAAATTGTCTAAAGAGGAAGATTCGTGGGCAAGATATAATACTATTTTTGATTTTTCAAGAGAGGTTAATGAAACAAAAATAAATCCAACAGTGGCAAGATTTAAGGTTACCGCAGAAGCGAATAGTCATCCTCTGGAGAGAAGCGGATTCATCAGAATTGGAGCTAAAGATTCAACTTTGGTCTTGGGAAACTTGGATTCTCAAGCGATCACTACATATAACACAAGCGTAACTACTACAACCACGGGAAATAATTCCACAGGGCATTCCAGTTCCACTAGCTCGTTTGGCAAAAATCAATCTACAGAGACGAAGACCTCTATGAATACCACTAGTCGCACTCATAAGGAACTCACTGGGACATTTTTATTAACGAAAGAGCAAGAAGCTGAAATATTGGCTTCTGACTTTTTCGCTATAAGACTTTATTCTGGGACTAAGCCGATCACGATTTCATTTGCGGAAGATGATTTGGAGACTCTGAAAAAATTCCTAACTGCAAAACCGGAAGCCGGAAACTAAACCTACCTAACGCGGGCCGACGTTATTAGTCGGTTCCCGTATTCTCTCAATATTTTAATCGACTTCGCTTATTAATTTCTTGCCTAAGTGTAATTTAATTCGTCTCTTAAAACATCTTTTCAGATGAAAGAGGCTTTTATGGAATTTACGATTCGGCCGATCGCAAAGGTCTCGAACTCAAGATCAGAAATCCAGGACGATTACTGGGCGGAAATTGTTTCCGAGATCGAGTTAGAAGATAATATTCCCGCTGAGTCCTTGGATGGGATCGAAACATTCTCCCATTTAGAGATCATCTATATCTTTCATAAATCGATCGGATCGGAGCCTATATTAGGCAGCGAACACCCCAGAGAAAATAAAAAATGGCCAAAGGTAGGGATTTTTGTCCAAAGAAAGAAAAATCGTCCAAACCATCTAGGTTCTACGATCGTAGAACTTCTGAGAAGGGACGGCAAAAAACTTTTGGTAAAATATTTGGATGCGATAGATGGAACTCCTGTTGTGGATATTAAACCTGTGATGAGGGAATTCCTACCAATGTCTGGGATCACTCAGCCGGATTGGTCCAAAGAATTGATGATAAATTATTGGGAATAATTCCTTCGAATTGGATTGACTGGGACTTGATTTCCCTTAGTTTTTTCGGCCATGGTTTCCATGAGTCGAAAAACGTTTCTGAAATCCGGTATTCGTTTCGGAATCTTTCTATCTGCTTCTCAAGTTTTACAGTATTGTAAAACTTCTCCTAATGATAGATATGATTACGAAAGAAAAAATCCTTTCGATCCCGAATTTCTTTCCGAAAATATCTCTCCCATTCTGAAAGCGATCCGTATCGGGATTACTGCTCCGAATCCACATAATGTTCAGCCTTGGAAATTCAAACTTATAGATGATTATTCTGCACTTTTGTATGTGGATGAAAAACGTTTATTAAAAGATACGGATCCAACGTATCGGCAAATCCATATTGGCCAAGGTACCTTTTTAGAGAACTTAAGTTTAGGAATTCAGATATTGGGATATTCTGCAGAAGTTTCTCTTTTTCCGGATGGAAAATATACGATTGCGGACATAGGCAAAAAACCGATCGCTAAAATCGTTCTGATCAAACGAGATGATCTGGTCCAAAATCCCCTATCGGAATTTATTTCGGAGAGATTAACTCGAAGAAGTATTTATGAAGGAGAAGATCTTACTTGGCAAGATTTTGAGAAGATTCGCAAAGACTCCGCAGTTTTGTATTCCGAACTGAAATTTGTTCCAAAAGCAGGATCAGAAAAATTGAGAAACCAATTGATCGCCGCTATGCAGGCGGAAACCGATACTTATAATACATACGAAGAATCCAGAATTTGGTTTCGTTATAATGACGAAGAGATCGGAAAATTTAAAGACGGCCTTTCCCTTAGAGCGACAGGAGTTTCCGGTTTGAAATATTACTTTGCTCGAAACTTTTTTTTAAAACCCGGAGCAGAAAGTTGGCATTCACCGGAAAATAAAAAAGCCGGGATGGATATGTTTACTTCTCAGGTAGAAAGTTCGAAAGGATTTATTTTTTTGAAAACGGATCATAACGAGATCATCGATTGGGTCCAGGCGGGAAGAGATTACCTTCGTCTTCAATTGGCTGCGACTAAAAACGGATTTTCTCTTCATCCATTGAGCCAAATACTACAAGAATATTCTGAAATGGATCTTCTCAGAAAAGAATTCGAAGCTAGTTTAAAACCTGGAGAAAAGATCCAAATGTTGGTTCGCTTGGGAAAAAGTGATTATCACTATTATAGTCCCAGAAGAGATCCGAAAGATTTTATCGTATAAACGACTCGATGCGGATAAAGTTCAAATTCGGAAAGTCTGAATAAATTAAAAACTTCCTTGGCTGAAAAAGTGATCACATTTTTATATTCTTTTAAAAATTTGGAATATAATAATGCGATCGCTTTAAAGGAACTTTTGTCGAAATAAATGAATATACTCAAAAAAATTCTGTTCTGGTCCGGGGATCTTCTATTCCTACTCATTCCAATATGTATCGTTTTAGCAGAAACCGGAACCTGTACTCAAGGTGATGATAGTATTTTTCTTTTATTCACCCAGGTGTCTTTCGCAGTTTCTATGTTATGCCTTTTTTTAGTATGGTACGGAACTCCGTCCGGAGGATTGGTGGGACAGGCGCTTGTTACTTTTCCATTTTTGATCTGTTTGTATTTTTATCTAGCTTATATTCCCGTTTATTTCGTATATTCTACATTACAAAATCAGGATTTATGTGTAGTGATCGTTTCTGATCTGACTTTATATAACACCGCTAATGTGGTCCAGAGTGGGACCACAAGTTTGTTTTCAAAAACCTACGCTATTTTAATGTTATTACCAGTTTTGGGCAGTTTTTTACCGGTTTATAAATTTTGGAAAGCTGGGTCCTTCTCCCAAAAGGAAAAGAAGAAGTAGATAATTTTCTCCGTCAAGGTGACGAAATTTAGTCGGAATTTTTTCTAAATTCTCACGAAGAAATGGAAAGATTCCGTGGATTTTTTATCGTCAAACAGTGATAACACTAATTTTCCAATGGAGAAAAGAATGAATCGCAATCCCTTATGGGTCCCTCTGGCAACTTTGCTAGTCTCCAGCGCTATTCTCGCTCAAACTTCACCAAGCACAACCGCTCCTAAGTCCACTATTCCTAAGGCGGAGACTACGAAACCGTCCGCTACAGATAGAGAATCGTCTTCCGGAGAAAAACCGGATCTATATATCAATTCCCAATCTTCCTTCGAGTTTAACTCCAAGGATGAAGGCTCCACTGTGGATTACATCGAATATAAGATTGGATCGGGCGATTATAATAAATACGTTTCTTCTATTACATTGGTCAAGGAAGGTCTGACTAAGATCACGTATAGGGCGGTGGATAAGGCGGGAAACAAAGAGCCTGAAAAACATTTTAACGTTTTAGTCGATAATACTCCTCCTTCTACAAAGATCACTCCGAGTGCCGCACTTGTAGTTCATGAGAATACGAACTATGCCACAAAGGGTTTGACTTACTCTATTACCGCTCAGGATAACTTGGCCGGAGTTCAGGATATCAAAATTTCAATCAACGGCTCAGAGCCAAAAGTGTATGACGGTAAACCGATACAGTTAGAAAAAGCAGGAGTGAATACTATTAAGTTTTCTGCAACCGATAAGTCCGGAAACTCTTCTACCGATTCCGTTTTGGCAGTAACGGTAGATCAAGAAAAACCTTTAGTAGAACTTTTCGGGTCTGCACTTGTGACCGTAAAAGATAAAATTTTCGTAAAAAGCGGGAATACTTTTACCATCAAGGCTTCCGACACATTATCAGGAATTAAACAGATCTTCTATAAATTGGATTCTGGAGAATGGAAAGCGTATTCTGATCCCGTTTCCGTAGAAGCACAAGGGAATCATACGATCGAAGCTAAATCAGTGGATTCGGTAGGTAACGAAAGTGAGGTCAAAAAGATCGCTTTTATAGTAGATACCACTCCTCCTGAAACTAAGATCCAAAAAGTGGATAACAAACCGAGCTCTCCTGTTCCGGCAGC is from Leptospira sp. WS58.C1 and encodes:
- a CDS encoding SAM-dependent methyltransferase, producing MEFTIRPIAKVSNSRSEIQDDYWAEIVSEIELEDNIPAESLDGIETFSHLEIIYIFHKSIGSEPILGSEHPRENKKWPKVGIFVQRKKNRPNHLGSTIVELLRRDGKKLLVKYLDAIDGTPVVDIKPVMREFLPMSGITQPDWSKELMINYWE
- a CDS encoding Acg family FMN-binding oxidoreductase; its protein translation is MSRKTFLKSGIRFGIFLSASQVLQYCKTSPNDRYDYERKNPFDPEFLSENISPILKAIRIGITAPNPHNVQPWKFKLIDDYSALLYVDEKRLLKDTDPTYRQIHIGQGTFLENLSLGIQILGYSAEVSLFPDGKYTIADIGKKPIAKIVLIKRDDLVQNPLSEFISERLTRRSIYEGEDLTWQDFEKIRKDSAVLYSELKFVPKAGSEKLRNQLIAAMQAETDTYNTYEESRIWFRYNDEEIGKFKDGLSLRATGVSGLKYYFARNFFLKPGAESWHSPENKKAGMDMFTSQVESSKGFIFLKTDHNEIIDWVQAGRDYLRLQLAATKNGFSLHPLSQILQEYSEMDLLRKEFEASLKPGEKIQMLVRLGKSDYHYYSPRRDPKDFIV
- the ompL47 gene encoding multi-beta-barrel domain surface protein OmpL47, which codes for MNRNPLWVPLATLLVSSAILAQTSPSTTAPKSTIPKAETTKPSATDRESSSGEKPDLYINSQSSFEFNSKDEGSTVDYIEYKIGSGDYNKYVSSITLVKEGLTKITYRAVDKAGNKEPEKHFNVLVDNTPPSTKITPSAALVVHENTNYATKGLTYSITAQDNLAGVQDIKISINGSEPKVYDGKPIQLEKAGVNTIKFSATDKSGNSSTDSVLAVTVDQEKPLVELFGSALVTVKDKIFVKSGNTFTIKASDTLSGIKQIFYKLDSGEWKAYSDPVSVEAQGNHTIEAKSVDSVGNESEVKKIAFIVDTTPPETKIQKVDNKPSSPVPAAKPTSSSNSPSTEN